Proteins from a genomic interval of Undibacterium parvum:
- a CDS encoding Lnb N-terminal periplasmic domain-containing protein encodes MKLFSLRIARALALALLFLLILGIGIWGTLAFAISGPANLLLRYSLSAFFALNCLISLIALTQARWRWRGLIVYSIVFALTLIWWASVKPSNDRNWQEGVAVPPWAKIDGDLVTVHNIRNIVYRSETDYTVAYYDRTFDLRKLEGVDVVTVHWMGPAIAHVFLSFAFAGDQHLAISIETRNQKGEGYSTLKGFFRQYELHYVVADERDVIRLRTNYRHNPPEDVYVYRARGVDGDGQRLFLEYIAQINSLKTTPEFYNSLTTNCTTNIWLNARVNPDNLPLSWKILASGYLAEYLYENDRLETKGMSFSELQKQAWINPRAHAVDKADNFSQLIRMPAISR; translated from the coding sequence ATGAAATTATTTTCTCTTCGCATAGCGCGCGCCCTTGCACTGGCTTTGCTCTTCTTACTCATACTGGGCATAGGTATCTGGGGCACTCTGGCGTTCGCCATCAGCGGCCCAGCAAACCTCCTATTGCGATATAGTTTAAGTGCATTTTTTGCTCTTAATTGCCTGATCAGTCTGATCGCACTAACACAAGCACGCTGGCGCTGGCGCGGCTTGATCGTCTATAGCATCGTGTTTGCCCTCACGTTAATTTGGTGGGCCAGTGTAAAACCATCCAACGATAGAAACTGGCAAGAAGGCGTCGCTGTGCCGCCCTGGGCCAAAATAGACGGAGACTTAGTGACCGTCCACAATATTCGCAATATCGTCTACCGCAGCGAAACTGATTACACGGTCGCCTATTACGATAGGACTTTCGATCTGCGCAAATTAGAAGGCGTCGATGTCGTCACCGTGCATTGGATGGGGCCTGCGATTGCCCATGTATTTCTGAGCTTCGCATTTGCCGGCGACCAGCATCTGGCAATATCGATAGAAACGCGCAATCAAAAAGGCGAAGGCTATTCCACTTTAAAAGGCTTTTTCCGCCAATACGAACTCCATTATGTCGTTGCTGATGAGCGCGATGTAATACGCCTGCGCACCAACTACAGGCACAATCCGCCTGAAGATGTCTATGTCTACCGCGCTCGCGGTGTGGATGGTGATGGGCAGCGCCTATTTTTAGAATATATCGCGCAGATAAACAGCTTGAAAACCACACCCGAGTTTTACAATAGTTTAACGACAAATTGCACCACCAATATCTGGCTCAATGCGCGCGTCAATCCTGACAATTTACCGTTAAGCTGGAAGATTTTAGCCAGCGGTTATCTGGCGGAGTATTTGTATGAGAATGACAGACTGGAGACTAAGGGCATGTCTTTTTCCGAGCTACAAAAGCAAGCATGGATCAATCCTCGGGCTCACGCCGTAGACAAAGCCGATAACTTTTCACAGTTGATCAGAATGCCGGCAATAAGCCGATAA
- a CDS encoding patatin-like phospholipase family protein has protein sequence MTFKSLRCFRLPITIALLALTGLQTSVLALDAASTTLKAPATLEQSEQVTKRPKICLVLSGGGARGAAHVGVLKVLEELRVPIHCIAGTSMGALVGASYATGSSIAEMEDIIDSISTELLFKETPPRTEQAMRRKQDDYTILFGPELGVTGDGIKLPKGVVSGVQLETVLRQLSKSKGYHQFDKLPIPFRAVATDLVSGKAVVFSEGELANVMRASMSVPGAVAPAEFGGMMLVDGMLTSNLPVASARAMGADIVIAVNVGTPLLKRESITSILGVTGQMLSILTEQNVQASLASLKSSDVLISPDLGDFSTSDFDHLTKIIPTGEVAARLLTERLSQLSLPTEEYAALRQRQLAEAVPDVRHVDEIRFENLKKVNPIAAKAEMETRQGQAIDQAVLDKDMRRLYGTGNFEHVNYRFMDETDKRVLAVDAIEKSWGPDYLRFGLGLSSDFKGSAYFNVLASYRKTWINSLGAEWRSDVQFGHINSAYSEFYQPLNAQRDYFVAPHIGIQRSTSSLFLGRDAIATFDTVTSGAGLLVGSQFSQYAEIRAGVQVGSVRQTKDIGPPDLVLSENRVKEGAFTARLLFDQLDSVVFPRSGVYSRLQLYNTNAVLKSDQRYTKWDLDANAAYSFGSHTFNVGGRAAGTLGSGELPAYNQISMGGFLNQSGYANGQFLVDSLSFARVMYYHRLWKGSILEGAYGGGSLEIGRYGKPLVAGNPQNQILRSGSIFVGTDTPIGAAYLSYGHALDGSSSLYFFLGKPF, from the coding sequence ATGACATTTAAATCCCTACGCTGTTTTCGCCTGCCAATAACCATCGCGCTGCTAGCTTTGACTGGACTGCAGACAAGTGTGTTGGCACTCGATGCTGCGAGCACGACACTGAAGGCTCCAGCTACGTTAGAGCAAAGCGAGCAAGTTACTAAACGCCCTAAGATCTGTCTAGTGCTCTCTGGTGGTGGTGCGCGTGGTGCGGCACATGTGGGCGTACTCAAAGTGTTGGAAGAACTGCGGGTGCCGATACATTGCATCGCCGGTACCAGTATGGGGGCGCTGGTGGGGGCTAGCTATGCGACCGGATCTAGTATCGCAGAAATGGAAGATATTATTGATAGCATTAGCACTGAGCTCTTGTTTAAAGAGACGCCGCCACGCACCGAGCAGGCCATGCGTCGTAAGCAAGACGATTACACCATCTTGTTCGGGCCTGAACTTGGGGTGACTGGGGATGGCATTAAATTACCTAAAGGCGTGGTGAGTGGCGTGCAGTTAGAAACCGTATTACGGCAACTCTCTAAGTCCAAGGGCTATCATCAGTTTGATAAATTGCCGATTCCATTTCGGGCCGTGGCGACCGATCTGGTGAGCGGTAAAGCGGTGGTTTTTAGTGAAGGTGAATTGGCGAATGTGATGCGCGCCAGTATGTCGGTACCCGGTGCGGTGGCGCCGGCCGAATTTGGCGGCATGATGTTGGTCGATGGTATGCTCACGAGCAATTTGCCGGTCGCCAGTGCACGCGCCATGGGTGCTGATATTGTGATTGCGGTCAATGTCGGTACGCCTTTACTCAAGCGCGAAAGTATTACCTCTATTTTGGGTGTGACTGGCCAGATGCTGAGCATACTCACAGAGCAAAATGTACAGGCTTCGCTAGCCTCGCTAAAGTCTAGCGATGTTTTAATTTCGCCGGACTTGGGCGATTTTTCGACCTCTGATTTCGATCATTTAACCAAAATTATTCCCACCGGTGAGGTGGCAGCCCGCTTGTTGACTGAGCGCTTGTCGCAACTCAGTTTGCCGACCGAAGAATATGCAGCTTTGCGTCAGCGTCAATTGGCCGAGGCCGTGCCGGATGTGCGTCATGTGGATGAAATCCGCTTTGAAAATCTAAAAAAAGTAAATCCTATTGCGGCTAAAGCCGAGATGGAGACTAGACAAGGACAGGCAATCGATCAGGCGGTACTCGATAAGGATATGCGCAGGCTGTACGGCACCGGCAATTTTGAACATGTTAATTATCGCTTTATGGATGAAACCGACAAGCGCGTGTTAGCGGTGGACGCCATAGAAAAATCATGGGGTCCTGATTATTTGCGTTTTGGTCTGGGACTTTCTAGTGATTTCAAGGGTAGTGCTTACTTTAATGTGCTGGCCAGTTATCGCAAGACCTGGATCAATTCACTTGGGGCCGAATGGCGTAGCGATGTCCAGTTTGGGCATATCAATAGTGCGTATAGTGAATTTTATCAACCCCTCAATGCCCAAAGAGATTACTTTGTTGCACCGCATATCGGTATCCAGCGCAGTACCTCTAGTCTGTTTTTGGGGCGCGATGCGATCGCAACTTTTGATACGGTCACCAGCGGCGCGGGTCTGCTTGTCGGTAGTCAGTTTTCTCAATATGCAGAGATTAGAGCTGGTGTGCAGGTGGGCTCAGTGCGGCAAACCAAAGATATAGGTCCGCCTGACTTAGTGCTTTCCGAGAACAGAGTGAAAGAGGGGGCATTTACCGCCAGACTGCTATTTGATCAGCTCGATAGTGTGGTGTTTCCGCGTAGCGGCGTGTACAGTCGACTGCAGTTGTACAACACTAATGCGGTGCTAAAATCTGATCAACGCTATACCAAATGGGATCTGGATGCAAATGCAGCGTATTCGTTCGGCTCGCATACTTTTAATGTCGGCGGGCGCGCTGCTGGTACGCTGGGTAGCGGGGAATTACCTGCTTATAATCAAATCAGTATGGGCGGGTTTTTAAATCAATCCGGCTATGCGAACGGACAATTTTTAGTCGATAGTCTGAGTTTTGCCAGGGTGATGTACTACCACCGTTTGTGGAAGGGCAGCATACTTGAAGGCGCTTATGGCGGTGGCTCCCTGGAAATAGGGCGCTATGGTAAGCCCTTGGTGGCAGGTAATCCGCAAAATCAAATCCTTCGATCTGGCAGTATTTTTGTCGGTACCGATACCCCTATCGGTGCGGCTTATCTGTCTTACGGTCATGCCCTGGATGGCAGTAGTAGTTTGTACTTCTTCCTCGGTAAACCGTTTTGA
- a CDS encoding exonuclease SbcCD subunit D C-terminal domain-containing protein, with the protein MRFIHTSDWHLGQTLHNFERGFEHQAFLDWLISTLVSEQAEALLISGDIFDTANPSAAAQKQFYRFLQQAKSRVPHLNIVIIAGNHDSPGRLEAPGPLLETLDATVIGFVPRLADASIDLSKLVVPLKNAAGEIQAWCLAIPFLRPGDVPRVEDAFDPYMQGIALLYQQTLQHALSLRQPGQAIIALGHCHMVGGEISEESERRIVIGGTEALSANMFDANIAYAALGHLHLAQKVGKQAHLRYCGSPLPMSFAEVDYQHQVLRVDLADEQAAEITPLLVPRAVELLRVPRQPAPLAQVLVALTALDIAADTPPEQQPYLEVRVRLDAPEPGLRAAIEAALEGKPVRLAKIETSFAAKISSNDVPATLDELERLQPDQIFERLCRSKFEGETPAPLTAAFAELMLSDEVGTP; encoded by the coding sequence TTGCGCTTCATTCACACTTCTGACTGGCATCTGGGCCAGACCCTGCACAATTTTGAGCGCGGATTTGAGCATCAAGCCTTTCTCGATTGGCTGATCAGCACGCTGGTCAGCGAACAAGCCGAAGCGCTGTTGATCTCGGGCGACATCTTCGATACCGCCAACCCGTCGGCCGCCGCGCAAAAACAGTTTTACCGCTTTTTACAGCAAGCCAAAAGCCGCGTGCCGCATCTGAACATCGTCATCATCGCTGGCAATCACGATTCTCCAGGCCGGCTAGAAGCCCCCGGCCCCTTGCTAGAAACGCTGGACGCTACCGTGATCGGTTTTGTGCCGCGCCTGGCTGACGCCAGTATTGATCTGAGCAAGCTGGTGGTGCCATTGAAAAACGCGGCCGGCGAAATCCAGGCTTGGTGTCTGGCGATCCCCTTCCTGCGTCCGGGTGACGTGCCGCGGGTGGAAGACGCGTTCGATCCGTACATGCAAGGCATCGCCCTGCTCTACCAACAGACTCTGCAACATGCGCTGAGCCTGCGCCAGCCCGGCCAGGCCATCATCGCGCTCGGCCATTGTCACATGGTCGGTGGCGAGATTTCAGAAGAATCCGAACGCCGCATCGTCATCGGCGGCACCGAGGCTTTGTCGGCCAATATGTTTGACGCCAACATCGCCTACGCCGCGCTTGGTCATCTGCATCTGGCGCAAAAAGTCGGCAAGCAAGCGCATCTGCGTTACTGCGGCAGCCCGTTGCCAATGTCGTTTGCCGAAGTCGATTACCAACATCAGGTCTTGCGCGTCGATCTGGCAGATGAACAAGCGGCCGAGATCACGCCGTTGCTGGTGCCGCGTGCGGTAGAGTTGTTGCGCGTACCTAGACAGCCCGCGCCGCTTGCACAGGTCTTGGTAGCATTAACAGCGCTAGATATTGCTGCCGATACGCCGCCAGAACAACAGCCATATCTCGAGGTCAGAGTACGTTTAGATGCGCCCGAGCCCGGTCTGCGCGCCGCCATAGAAGCCGCGCTAGAAGGCAAACCGGTGCGGTTGGCCAAGATAGAAACCAGCTTCGCCGCCAAAATAAGTAGTAACGATGTGCCAGCCACGCTCGATGAGCTAGAAAGACTGCAACCCGACCAGATCTTCGAGCGCCTGTGCCGCAGCAAATTTGAAGGCGAAACGCCAGCGCCATTGACCGCCGCGTTTGCCGAATTAATGCTCAGCGATGAAGTGGGCACGCCATGA
- a CDS encoding AAA family ATPase, producing MKILAIRGKNLASLAGEFEVDFEQEPLKSAGLFAISGPTGAGKSTLLDALCMALYENTPRLIKAGGNKTLPDGSDFITHQDAANLLRRGCAEGYAEVDFVGSDDLSYRARWSVRRSRNKANGGLQPTSMSLHQLPQLLPIGGKKTEVKAEIEKRVGLKFEQFTRAVLLAQNEFSSFLKAEDNERGELLETLTGSSIYSQLSMRAFARAKLEQQELQRINDRLADQKPLSEEQRTQLEQDSQAANASVAALDARKATLEHDLRWFELDNKLAQEQQLAEQLSQQKQAEQEQAKPRSSALQQLEQAQAARPLLAETDRLSRSISAQQTAITDASSRVQLAALNRDQIEAALASAQRQVQAAEQAQSLAAPQLDQAKALDASIATLNPAHLAKQSAQHAAELAATLAQEQQASKQAELNANKQKQQATQQWLSQNSALQTLAENWPAWDILLRQASGLRNEYAGFTGILAINAKNQETQNAQLASSQAALASSTEQLAKAELARQLASQHYQAASEKCGDTPAKKQALDTRREQLSSAAHTAQTLAELGTRQHSMQAQAAASAQAIALSEAAAALAAAKLPQLAAAQTQAEHSLKLAEAACAASVESLRAALVVDQPCPVCGSEQHPYRTDNPQLRALLHALQEQVQQCRQQSQQAQQEHSSHAAQEASEQKSLAQTQLELSQLNALLQAQQEAWNSHPLATELATLAKDAERQNAWFNQQRLAVQEQLAQIAELENASRLALQNRDTAQATLERATLDHQNKKDAANHAASALEQTLAASKNASEQAQQSSERLALCLAELAPAFKPPRPLAGEAWGEGSPNSHAQVGDNYSGANEDQDLWQEQWQAAPEQFQQRCAEHARAWLSQSKELELSGQRHTTLNLELSNLAETQAKAEQERQRTSTELAASSLALQDKQAQRAAILRALHPAESGETVLSVSQIEAQLASAIASAKQGQTQATQAASAAAQEHSRSSEALALAKARLASDSAEAEQAAAQLANWLEQNAALFASEDSSSEENESENSEAGPPEQSATAATEQLRTLLEHDAAWITAERAALQALANASQQAAAVAQERSLRRLSHQAERPQLENLIAELGGELSTQLNAELNTTLSAASATDPDAPDQTELSQASEQHLNPDSPINAISDTTALAALQQALQTLTTQRQAANASASLCQAAIAQDQARRSQAADIVKLMENQEAKSKIWETLNALIGAADGKKFRNYAQQYTLDVLLGYANRHLHELSRRYRLQRIKDTLALMVIDQDMGDEARSVHSLSGGESFLVSLALALGLASLSSNRVRVESLFIDEGFGSLDADTLRVAMDALDGLQAMGRKVGVISHVQEMTERISTKILVQRTSGGRSLVGVG from the coding sequence ATGAAGATACTCGCCATACGCGGTAAAAACCTGGCATCGCTGGCCGGTGAATTTGAAGTCGATTTTGAGCAAGAGCCGCTAAAATCAGCTGGCCTATTTGCCATTAGCGGCCCCACCGGCGCGGGCAAAAGCACCTTGTTAGACGCCCTGTGCATGGCCTTGTACGAAAACACGCCGCGCCTGATCAAGGCCGGTGGCAATAAAACCCTACCCGACGGCAGCGACTTCATCACCCATCAAGACGCCGCCAATCTACTCAGGCGCGGTTGTGCCGAAGGCTATGCCGAAGTCGATTTTGTCGGCAGCGACGATCTTAGCTACCGCGCCCGCTGGAGCGTACGGCGCTCGCGCAACAAGGCCAATGGCGGCCTGCAACCGACCAGCATGAGCCTGCACCAATTGCCGCAATTATTGCCTATCGGCGGCAAAAAAACCGAGGTCAAGGCCGAGATAGAAAAACGCGTAGGTCTCAAATTTGAGCAATTCACCCGCGCCGTCTTGCTGGCGCAAAACGAATTCTCCAGCTTCTTAAAAGCCGAAGACAACGAGCGTGGCGAGCTACTAGAAACCTTAACCGGCAGTAGCATCTACAGCCAGTTATCGATGCGTGCCTTTGCCCGTGCCAAGCTAGAACAGCAAGAACTGCAACGCATCAACGACAGGCTGGCAGATCAAAAGCCACTGTCCGAAGAGCAGCGCACACAGCTGGAACAAGACAGCCAGGCCGCCAATGCCAGCGTGGCCGCACTCGATGCGCGCAAAGCCACGCTAGAGCACGACTTACGCTGGTTTGAGCTAGATAACAAACTAGCGCAAGAGCAGCAGCTAGCCGAACAACTTAGCCAGCAAAAGCAAGCCGAGCAAGAACAAGCCAAACCGCGTAGCAGCGCCCTGCAGCAGCTAGAGCAGGCACAAGCAGCACGCCCCTTGCTGGCAGAAACCGACAGACTAAGCCGTAGTATCAGCGCACAGCAAACCGCAATCACCGATGCCAGCAGCAGAGTGCAGCTAGCCGCGCTCAACCGCGATCAGATTGAGGCAGCACTGGCTAGCGCACAGCGCCAAGTACAGGCAGCCGAGCAAGCGCAAAGCCTGGCCGCGCCGCAACTCGATCAAGCCAAAGCGCTAGACGCCAGTATCGCCACGCTGAATCCGGCGCACCTGGCCAAACAATCCGCTCAGCACGCCGCCGAGCTAGCCGCTACGCTAGCCCAAGAACAGCAGGCCAGCAAGCAAGCCGAACTCAACGCCAACAAGCAAAAACAGCAGGCGACTCAGCAATGGCTAAGCCAAAACAGCGCCCTGCAAACGCTGGCAGAAAACTGGCCCGCCTGGGATATACTCCTCAGGCAAGCTAGCGGCTTGCGCAATGAATACGCTGGGTTTACAGGCATACTGGCCATAAACGCCAAAAACCAAGAGACCCAGAACGCGCAACTCGCCAGCAGCCAAGCCGCCCTGGCAAGCAGCACAGAACAACTAGCCAAAGCCGAGCTAGCGCGCCAACTAGCTAGTCAACACTATCAAGCCGCCAGCGAAAAATGTGGCGACACGCCCGCCAAAAAGCAAGCGCTAGACACACGGCGCGAACAGCTCAGCAGCGCCGCGCATACTGCACAGACACTGGCCGAGCTAGGCACACGCCAGCACAGTATGCAGGCGCAAGCGGCAGCCAGCGCGCAAGCCATCGCACTCAGCGAAGCCGCCGCTGCGCTAGCTGCCGCCAAGCTGCCGCAACTGGCCGCCGCGCAAACGCAAGCAGAACATTCACTCAAACTCGCCGAAGCCGCCTGTGCCGCCAGCGTAGAAAGCCTGCGCGCTGCGCTAGTGGTTGACCAGCCCTGCCCGGTGTGCGGATCAGAGCAGCATCCCTACCGCACCGACAACCCGCAACTGCGCGCCCTGCTACACGCCTTGCAAGAACAAGTACAGCAATGCCGCCAACAAAGCCAGCAAGCCCAGCAAGAGCACAGCAGCCATGCGGCACAAGAGGCCAGTGAACAAAAATCTTTGGCGCAAACTCAGCTAGAACTGAGCCAGCTAAACGCGCTACTACAAGCCCAGCAAGAAGCATGGAATAGTCACCCACTGGCTACAGAATTGGCGACCCTAGCCAAGGACGCCGAACGGCAAAACGCCTGGTTTAACCAGCAGCGCCTGGCCGTGCAAGAGCAACTAGCGCAGATCGCCGAGCTAGAAAACGCCAGCCGACTAGCGCTGCAAAACCGCGACACCGCGCAAGCCACCTTAGAACGCGCCACCCTAGATCATCAGAATAAAAAAGACGCCGCCAACCACGCCGCCAGCGCCTTAGAGCAAACACTAGCCGCCAGCAAAAACGCCAGCGAGCAAGCCCAACAAAGCAGCGAGCGTCTGGCACTCTGCCTGGCAGAACTAGCCCCCGCATTTAAGCCCCCTCGCCCGCTCGCGGGAGAGGCTTGGGGTGAGGGTAGTCCAAATAGCCATGCGCAGGTGGGCGACAACTACTCTGGCGCAAACGAGGACCAGGATCTATGGCAAGAACAATGGCAAGCCGCCCCCGAGCAGTTTCAGCAACGCTGCGCCGAACACGCCCGAGCCTGGCTTAGCCAAAGTAAAGAGCTAGAGCTAAGCGGCCAGCGTCACACCACCCTCAATCTAGAGCTAAGCAATCTGGCAGAGACGCAAGCCAAGGCCGAACAAGAACGCCAGCGCACCAGCACAGAATTGGCCGCCAGTAGTCTGGCGCTGCAAGACAAGCAAGCGCAAAGAGCCGCCATCCTGCGCGCACTCCATCCAGCAGAAAGCGGCGAAACCGTCCTCAGCGTCAGCCAGATAGAAGCGCAGTTGGCAAGCGCCATCGCCAGCGCTAAACAAGGCCAGACGCAAGCCACGCAAGCCGCCAGCGCCGCCGCACAAGAGCACAGCCGCAGCAGCGAAGCTCTAGCACTAGCCAAAGCGCGCCTCGCCAGCGACAGCGCAGAAGCCGAACAAGCCGCAGCGCAACTAGCCAACTGGCTAGAACAAAACGCCGCCCTATTTGCCAGCGAAGATTCATCATCGGAGGAAAACGAAAGCGAAAATTCTGAAGCAGGCCCTCCGGAACAATCAGCAACAGCGGCAACAGAGCAACTACGCACCCTGCTAGAACACGACGCCGCATGGATCACCGCCGAACGCGCCGCGCTGCAAGCGCTAGCCAACGCCAGCCAGCAAGCCGCCGCAGTCGCCCAAGAGCGCAGCCTGCGCAGGCTAAGCCATCAAGCCGAACGCCCTCAGTTAGAGAATCTAATTGCCGAACTTGGTGGCGAACTTAGTACGCAACTTAATGCCGAACTTAACACCACGCTCAGCGCAGCAAGCGCCACAGACCCAGATGCGCCCGACCAGACTGAGCTAAGCCAGGCCAGCGAGCAGCATCTCAACCCTGACAGCCCTATCAACGCAATCAGTGATACAACCGCCCTCGCCGCCTTACAACAAGCGCTGCAAACTTTAACCACACAAAGACAAGCCGCCAACGCCAGCGCCAGTCTGTGCCAGGCCGCCATCGCGCAAGATCAGGCGCGCCGCAGCCAGGCTGCCGACATCGTCAAACTGATGGAAAACCAGGAAGCCAAGAGCAAAATCTGGGAGACACTCAACGCCCTGATAGGCGCGGCCGACGGCAAAAAATTCCGCAACTACGCGCAGCAATACACGCTTGATGTGTTACTCGGTTACGCCAATCGCCACCTGCACGAACTATCACGCCGCTACCGCCTGCAACGCATCAAAGACACCCTAGCCCTGATGGTGATAGACCAGGACATGGGCGACGAAGCCCGCTCGGTACACTCGCTGTCCGGCGGCGAATCCTTCCTGGTTTCGCTAGCCTTAGCACTAGGCCTGGCATCACTGTCATCGAATCGCGTACGGGTCGAATCACTGTTCATAGATGAAGGCTTCGGCAGCCTGGACGCCGACACCCTGCGCGTAGCGATGGACGCCCTAGACGGCCTGCAAGCCATGGGCCGAAAAGTAGGCGTGATCTCGCATGTACAGGAAATGACGGAGCGCATCTCTACCAAGATCTTGGTGCAGAGGACTTCGGGTGGTAGGAGTTTGGTGGGGGTTGGATGA
- a CDS encoding Cap15 family cyclic dinucleotide receptor domain-containing protein, whose protein sequence is MHDYVVFGHDRTSIGRWLGLASILIAGGIAQLLAFMNKLTGLDAFAKATVTTGLVYFVLHWVFNKWAWKLPFFKIPDLNGKWLLTGQTLNVDGSTEFNWSGEIGITQNWKEILIHLKTKNSQSNSYTATLSKRHGPTGGWLLSYSYRNEPELEQSHELNSHKGFCEIELDSDLKIGKASYFNSAGRRTFGVINLVKESHD, encoded by the coding sequence ATGCACGATTACGTAGTATTTGGACATGATAGAACTTCCATTGGAAGGTGGCTGGGATTAGCTTCTATTTTAATTGCTGGTGGCATAGCGCAATTACTAGCCTTTATGAATAAGCTCACCGGTCTCGACGCTTTTGCAAAGGCTACAGTTACAACGGGTTTAGTTTATTTTGTTTTGCATTGGGTCTTCAATAAATGGGCATGGAAATTACCATTTTTTAAAATTCCAGATTTGAATGGAAAATGGCTTTTAACGGGTCAAACTTTAAATGTGGATGGCAGTACCGAATTTAATTGGAGTGGTGAAATAGGAATAACTCAAAATTGGAAAGAGATTTTAATTCACCTCAAGACCAAAAATAGCCAAAGTAATAGCTATACAGCCACGCTATCAAAAAGGCATGGTCCAACAGGCGGTTGGTTACTAAGTTATAGCTATAGAAATGAGCCTGAATTGGAACAATCTCATGAACTAAATTCACACAAAGGTTTTTGCGAAATCGAACTCGACAGCGATTTAAAAATTGGTAAAGCGTCATATTTCAATAGCGCTGGAAGGCGCACTTTTGGTGTTATAAATTTAGTTAAGGAATCACATGATTGA
- a CDS encoding nucleotidyltransferase family protein, whose product MIDFDKRLQSLKDRRQGSRETALFESLGSIHAGVDVRKSEAFETLNESTGIKYTIGAMAAVEEKSTLVSINEGTRVANSLIKSLLNHGESVTQKVQGSVALNIHIEGHSDVDMLIITTNTVNVELPTVNVNGYLPASDPRALIDIIKDVRKKSEIILPINFPMAEIDCKGSKSIALSGGSLKRKVDIVPAIWFDTRKYQQSGQEHDRGIKIYDKENHVFLLNYPFTHIKLVNDRDSKYAGNLKCVIRLMKNLIADMPDYKKRIAKRLSSYDLAAIGYHMGENLSLPTYMRLGLVEKIRAHLALLWEIKAYRDNLHVPDGSRKIFDDENKVAALEILTNEFTDLAKSIFQELKPFNSFYDSSAILNKAVFA is encoded by the coding sequence ATGATTGATTTTGATAAAAGGCTTCAATCCCTAAAAGACCGTCGTCAAGGCTCTCGAGAAACCGCCTTATTTGAATCACTGGGGTCAATACACGCGGGTGTAGATGTAAGAAAGTCTGAAGCCTTTGAGACGTTAAATGAATCAACGGGTATCAAATATACAATCGGAGCAATGGCAGCAGTTGAAGAAAAATCTACGCTTGTTTCTATTAATGAAGGTACTAGGGTAGCAAATAGTTTAATAAAAAGTCTGCTCAATCATGGCGAGTCTGTCACTCAAAAAGTTCAAGGCTCTGTGGCCCTTAATATTCACATCGAAGGACATTCCGATGTTGATATGCTGATAATCACAACGAACACTGTCAATGTCGAACTACCAACAGTGAATGTAAATGGTTATTTGCCCGCCAGCGATCCAAGAGCCTTGATCGATATTATTAAAGATGTTCGAAAAAAATCTGAAATTATTCTTCCAATAAATTTCCCTATGGCCGAGATTGACTGCAAAGGAAGTAAATCGATTGCACTAAGTGGCGGTAGTCTAAAAAGAAAAGTTGATATTGTTCCAGCGATTTGGTTCGATACCAGAAAATATCAACAGTCTGGTCAGGAACATGATCGTGGTATAAAAATTTACGACAAAGAGAACCATGTATTTTTATTAAATTATCCGTTTACCCACATTAAACTTGTCAACGATCGTGATTCTAAATATGCAGGAAACTTAAAGTGCGTCATTCGACTGATGAAAAATTTAATTGCAGACATGCCGGATTACAAAAAAAGAATCGCAAAAAGACTAAGTAGTTATGACTTAGCTGCGATCGGCTATCACATGGGTGAGAACCTATCTTTACCAACTTATATGAGATTAGGCCTTGTAGAGAAAATTCGGGCTCATCTCGCGCTACTTTGGGAGATAAAAGCCTATCGGGATAATCTCCATGTTCCCGATGGGAGTCGGAAAATATTTGATGACGAGAATAAAGTAGCTGCCTTAGAAATCCTTACTAACGAATTTACCGATTTGGCGAAATCAATATTTCAGGAACTGAAACCATTTAATTCTTTTTACGATTCTTCAGCGATCCTTAATAAAGCAGTATTTGCTTGA